Proteins found in one Pseudomonas mosselii genomic segment:
- a CDS encoding nucleotidyltransferase family protein → MSFERQVQTLICNDPVRWPLLALVRDLGVPDAWIGAGFVRNAVWDHLHGRAMTALQGDVDVLWFDPARSDPAEDLRLEARLQAQAPEVLWSVKNQARMHLRHGQAPYASTGDAMCYWAEVATAVAVRRTADDQCEVLAPLGLDDLFGLRLRSTPGKAEAMAARAREKGWLQRWPKLRSLG, encoded by the coding sequence GTGAGTTTCGAACGGCAGGTCCAGACCCTGATCTGCAATGACCCTGTGCGCTGGCCCCTGCTGGCGCTGGTGCGCGATCTTGGCGTGCCGGATGCCTGGATCGGTGCGGGTTTCGTGCGCAATGCCGTGTGGGACCATCTGCATGGACGGGCCATGACCGCGCTGCAAGGGGATGTGGATGTGCTGTGGTTCGATCCGGCGCGCAGCGATCCGGCCGAGGACCTGCGGCTGGAGGCGCGGTTGCAGGCCCAGGCGCCGGAGGTGTTGTGGTCGGTGAAGAACCAGGCGCGCATGCACCTGCGTCATGGCCAGGCGCCTTATGCCTCGACCGGCGATGCCATGTGCTACTGGGCGGAGGTCGCCACGGCAGTGGCGGTGCGGCGCACGGCCGATGACCAGTGCGAGGTGCTGGCGCCGCTGGGACTGGACGATCTGTTCGGCCTGCGGCTGCGGTCCACGCCGGGCAAGGCCGAGGCGATGGCCGCTCGGGCGCGGGAGAAGGGCTGGTTGCAGCGCTGGCCGAAGTTGCGCTCGCTTGGTTGA
- a CDS encoding extracellular solute-binding protein, producing MPSRPSKLLAIAALVACAGVAQAEQDALRLYNWADYFAEDTLKRFTADTGIPVIYDVMDGSEVLEAKLMSGRSGYDLVFPGDTVAERLMRAGSLQALDRKQLTALDDIEPGLRQLHDRYPKASQATVPYTWGTIGLTMDAAKIRERMPDAPLDSLDLLFKPELAAKFADCGISMIDSPDEVLAVVLHYLGREPRSAKREDLAAASELLKGIRPYVRKLQSQPVTELVNGNTCLSLGYSGDVIQAQRTAEAAGKTIDFQYRVPREGTTVWMDTMAIPADAKHPEYAYRFINFVMRPENMAAISNFTGYPTASAKARPLVDARLRDNPDIYLSDATYTRLIPGKDIPQADMRARMRVWTRFKTAQD from the coding sequence ATGCCAAGCCGTCCATCGAAACTGCTCGCCATCGCCGCCCTGGTGGCCTGCGCCGGCGTCGCCCAGGCCGAGCAGGATGCCCTGCGCCTGTACAACTGGGCCGATTATTTTGCCGAGGACACCCTCAAGCGCTTCACCGCCGACACCGGCATCCCGGTGATCTACGACGTCATGGACGGCAGCGAAGTGCTCGAGGCCAAGCTGATGTCCGGTCGCAGCGGGTACGACCTGGTGTTCCCCGGCGACACCGTGGCCGAGCGGCTGATGCGCGCCGGCAGCCTGCAGGCGCTTGATCGCAAGCAACTGACCGCGCTCGACGATATCGAGCCCGGCCTGCGCCAGCTGCACGACCGCTACCCCAAGGCCAGCCAGGCCACCGTGCCCTACACCTGGGGCACCATCGGCCTGACCATGGATGCGGCGAAGATCCGCGAGCGCATGCCCGACGCCCCGCTGGACAGCCTCGACCTGCTGTTCAAGCCGGAGCTGGCGGCCAAGTTCGCCGACTGCGGCATCTCGATGATCGACTCGCCCGACGAAGTGCTGGCCGTGGTCCTCCACTACCTCGGTCGCGAACCGCGCAGCGCCAAGCGCGAAGACCTGGCCGCCGCCAGCGAACTGCTCAAGGGCATTCGCCCCTATGTGCGCAAGCTGCAGTCGCAGCCGGTCACCGAGCTGGTCAACGGCAACACCTGCCTGTCGCTGGGCTACAGCGGCGACGTGATCCAGGCCCAGCGCACCGCCGAGGCCGCGGGCAAGACCATCGACTTCCAGTACCGCGTGCCCCGCGAAGGCACCACGGTGTGGATGGACACCATGGCCATCCCTGCCGACGCCAAGCACCCGGAATACGCCTATCGTTTCATCAACTTCGTCATGCGCCCGGAGAACATGGCCGCGATCAGCAACTTCACCGGCTACCCCACCGCCAGCGCCAAGGCCCGCCCCCTGGTGGATGCGCGCCTGCGTGACAACCCGGACATCTACCTCAGCGATGCCACCTACACCCGGCTGATTCCGGGCAAGGACATCCCCCAGGCCGACATGCGTGCGCGCATGCGCGTCTGGACCCGCTTCAAGACTGCACAGGACTGA
- a CDS encoding cytochrome b/b6 domain-containing protein produces MTAGVRLWDPLLRVCHWSFAAVFLANYVFNEAGDDWHQWLGYYACGCLAVRCAWGFVGPRSARWADFWPTLERLRTHGRALWRGEPYHRMGHTPIGALVMVLMMTGIASLGLTGWMMLEVDALWGAEWLETLHSWLADGLLALVCVHLLAALVESVRLRENLPWSMVTGRRRSEDP; encoded by the coding sequence ATGACCGCCGGCGTGCGGCTGTGGGACCCGCTGCTGCGGGTGTGCCACTGGTCGTTCGCCGCGGTGTTCCTCGCCAACTACGTCTTCAACGAGGCCGGTGACGACTGGCACCAATGGCTGGGTTACTACGCGTGCGGCTGCCTGGCCGTGCGCTGCGCATGGGGTTTCGTCGGGCCCCGCAGTGCACGTTGGGCGGATTTCTGGCCGACCCTGGAAAGGTTACGAACCCATGGACGCGCGTTGTGGCGTGGCGAGCCTTACCACCGCATGGGTCACACGCCGATCGGCGCGCTGGTGATGGTGCTGATGATGACGGGCATCGCCAGCCTGGGCCTGACCGGCTGGATGATGCTGGAGGTGGATGCGTTGTGGGGCGCCGAGTGGCTGGAAACGCTGCACAGCTGGTTGGCCGATGGCCTGCTGGCGCTGGTTTGCGTGCACCTGCTGGCGGCGCTGGTGGAGAGTGTGCGGCTGCGTGAGAACCTGCCCTGGTCGATGGTGACGGGGCGGCGCAGGTCCGAGGATCCGTGA
- a CDS encoding agmatine deiminase family protein — protein sequence MTLSRDSGWRMPAEWARHAATWMIWPHNKPLWEAGWGVTLADVQRDYARVAAAIARFEPVKMVVDPSAMAIARELCGPGIELVELAVDDSWCRDSGPTFLIHPQQGVAGLSWRFNAWGDKSEHGKDRSLARRILDHLGLEGLSTPLCNEGGAIHVDGEGTLITTESVLLNPNRNPGLSKADFEDCFARLLGIRKTIWLPGDPQYVTGDMTDGHVDGVCAFARPGVLLVDATHDQGSVYAEVARENRRALELATDAQGRSFELLDLYEATAAVDTEAEVFCASYTNFYLANGAVIMPAYGIDADQAAARQLALAFPGREVVPVRIDHIAHGGGGIHCITQQQPAWQGARP from the coding sequence ATGACCCTGTCCCGCGACAGCGGCTGGCGCATGCCTGCCGAATGGGCCCGCCACGCCGCCACCTGGATGATCTGGCCACACAACAAGCCACTGTGGGAGGCGGGCTGGGGCGTGACCCTGGCCGACGTGCAGCGCGACTATGCCCGCGTGGCCGCCGCCATCGCGCGCTTCGAGCCGGTGAAGATGGTGGTCGATCCCTCGGCCATGGCCATTGCCCGCGAACTGTGCGGCCCCGGCATCGAGCTGGTCGAACTGGCCGTGGACGACAGCTGGTGCCGCGACAGCGGCCCGACCTTCCTCATCCACCCGCAGCAGGGCGTGGCCGGCCTGAGCTGGCGCTTCAACGCCTGGGGCGACAAGTCCGAGCACGGCAAGGACCGCAGCCTGGCCCGGCGCATCCTCGATCATCTCGGCCTCGAAGGCCTGAGCACCCCGCTGTGCAACGAAGGCGGCGCCATCCATGTCGACGGCGAAGGCACGCTGATCACCACCGAGTCGGTGCTGCTCAACCCCAACCGCAACCCGGGCCTGAGCAAGGCTGACTTCGAGGACTGCTTCGCCCGCCTGCTGGGCATCCGCAAGACCATCTGGCTGCCGGGTGACCCGCAGTACGTCACCGGCGACATGACCGACGGCCATGTCGATGGCGTGTGCGCCTTCGCCCGCCCCGGCGTGCTGCTGGTGGACGCCACCCACGACCAGGGCTCGGTGTACGCCGAGGTGGCCCGCGAGAACCGCCGCGCCCTGGAGTTGGCCACCGATGCCCAAGGCCGCTCGTTCGAGCTGCTCGACCTGTACGAGGCCACGGCGGCCGTGGATACCGAGGCCGAGGTGTTCTGCGCTTCGTACACCAACTTCTACCTGGCCAACGGCGCGGTGATCATGCCGGCCTACGGCATCGACGCCGACCAGGCCGCCGCCCGGCAGCTGGCCCTGGCCTTCCCCGGCCGCGAGGTCGTGCCGGTGCGCATCGACCATATCGCCCACGGCGGCGGCGGCATCCACTGCATCACCCAGCAGCAGCCGGCCTGGCAGGGAGCGCGCCCATGA
- a CDS encoding PepSY domain-containing protein, translating to MRRSLIAITLLLGSAAAFAAEPKCTTADKGTWQDAEQFQAKLKDEGYKINKFKVTKGNCYEIYGFDKDGRKVEIYHDPVSGNAVKTEIHK from the coding sequence ATGCGCCGTTCACTTATCGCGATCACCCTGTTGCTGGGTAGCGCCGCCGCTTTCGCCGCCGAGCCCAAATGCACCACGGCTGACAAGGGTACCTGGCAGGACGCCGAGCAGTTCCAAGCCAAGCTCAAGGACGAGGGCTACAAGATCAACAAGTTCAAGGTGACCAAGGGCAACTGCTACGAGATCTACGGCTTCGACAAGGATGGCCGCAAGGTCGAGATCTATCACGATCCGGTCAGCGGCAACGCGGTCAAGACCGAGATCCATAAATGA
- a CDS encoding LysR substrate-binding domain-containing protein — translation MLKHWPPLNALRGFEAAARLGSFHKAAEALNLTQSAISQQIRSLESYLEQPLFHRSGRSVSLTDAGHDLLSTTQALLQQLAVGIRRLDQYRKPNQLVVNTTPAFARHWLLPRLADFHQRHPDVDLWLFTSFEVPDMANETIDLAIRDDIGPQAECSFTVLHQDRLYPACHPTLPETGRTTLHGEREMDWSHWQLEGGEEVGQQGKGLNFSDPGLLLEAAGEGLGIALVSQLLAQRMVDEGRLRPLSAQRVRGPVWSCLVHWESQEDPLARQFLAWLREALSPVLS, via the coding sequence ATGCTCAAGCATTGGCCCCCGCTCAACGCCCTGCGTGGCTTCGAAGCCGCCGCCCGTCTGGGCAGCTTCCACAAGGCCGCCGAGGCCCTGAACCTTACCCAGTCGGCGATCAGCCAGCAGATCCGCAGCCTGGAAAGCTATCTGGAGCAACCGTTGTTCCACCGCAGCGGGCGGAGCGTCAGCCTGACCGACGCCGGGCATGACCTGCTCAGCACCACCCAAGCCCTGTTGCAGCAACTGGCGGTGGGCATCCGTCGCCTCGACCAATACCGCAAGCCCAACCAGTTGGTGGTCAACACCACCCCGGCCTTCGCCCGGCATTGGCTGTTGCCGCGCCTGGCGGATTTCCACCAGCGTCACCCGGATGTCGACCTGTGGCTGTTTACCAGCTTCGAGGTCCCGGACATGGCCAACGAGACCATCGACCTGGCGATTCGCGACGATATCGGGCCGCAGGCTGAATGCAGCTTCACCGTGCTGCACCAGGACAGGTTGTATCCGGCTTGTCACCCGACGTTGCCCGAGACCGGGCGCACGACCTTGCACGGCGAGCGCGAGATGGACTGGAGTCACTGGCAGCTGGAAGGCGGCGAGGAGGTGGGGCAGCAGGGCAAGGGGCTGAACTTCTCAGACCCGGGGTTGCTGCTGGAGGCGGCGGGCGAGGGGCTGGGGATTGCCCTGGTCAGTCAACTGCTGGCGCAGCGGATGGTCGATGAGGGACGTTTGCGACCCTTGTCGGCACAGCGCGTGCGCGGGCCGGTGTGGAGCTGCCTGGTGCATTGGGAGAGCCAGGAGGATCCGCTGGCGCGGCAGTTCCTGGCGTGGTTGCGAGAGGCCCTGTCGCCTGTGTTGTCCTGA
- the fabV gene encoding enoyl-ACP reductase FabV — protein sequence MAIIHPKVRGFICTTTHPKGCELNVRDQIEATRKLGVREDGPKKVLVIGASSGYGLAARITAAFGFKADTLGVFFEKPGTETKAGTAGWYNAAAFDKFAKAEGLYSKSINGDAFSDEARAKVIELIKNEMGGQVDLVIYSLASPVRKLPQTGEVVRSALKPIGQPYKSTAIDTNKDTIIEASIEPATEQEIADTVTVMGGQDWELWIDALNAAGVLAPQARTVAFSYIGSDITWPIYWDGALGKAKQDLDETAQRLGKKVGGSANVAVLKSVVTQASSAIPVMPLYLSMVFKIMQEKGIHEGTQNQLDRMFRDRMYRADGAPAALDDEGRLRLDDWELRDDVQDACRAMWPKVTTENLFELTDYAGYKKQFLNLFGFERADVNYDEDVATDVRFDCIEL from the coding sequence TTGGCCATCATTCATCCCAAGGTTCGCGGTTTCATCTGCACCACGACTCACCCCAAGGGCTGCGAGCTCAACGTCCGTGACCAGATCGAAGCCACCCGCAAGCTGGGCGTGCGCGAGGATGGTCCGAAGAAAGTCCTGGTGATCGGCGCCTCCAGCGGCTACGGCCTGGCCGCGCGCATCACCGCGGCGTTCGGCTTCAAGGCCGACACCCTGGGCGTGTTCTTCGAAAAGCCGGGCACCGAGACCAAGGCCGGTACCGCCGGCTGGTACAACGCCGCCGCCTTCGACAAGTTCGCCAAGGCCGAAGGCCTGTACAGCAAGTCGATCAACGGTGACGCTTTCTCCGACGAAGCCCGCGCCAAGGTCATCGAGCTGATCAAGAACGAAATGGGCGGCCAGGTCGACCTGGTGATCTACTCGCTGGCCTCGCCAGTGCGCAAGCTGCCGCAGACCGGTGAAGTGGTCCGCTCGGCGCTCAAGCCGATCGGCCAGCCGTACAAGTCGACCGCCATCGACACCAACAAGGACACCATCATCGAGGCCAGCATCGAGCCGGCCACCGAGCAGGAAATCGCTGACACCGTCACCGTCATGGGCGGCCAGGACTGGGAGCTGTGGATCGACGCCCTGAACGCTGCAGGCGTGCTGGCGCCACAGGCCCGCACCGTGGCCTTCAGCTACATCGGCTCCGACATCACCTGGCCGATCTACTGGGACGGCGCCCTGGGCAAGGCCAAGCAGGACCTGGACGAAACCGCCCAGCGCCTGGGCAAGAAAGTCGGTGGCAGTGCCAACGTTGCGGTGCTCAAGTCGGTCGTTACCCAGGCCAGCTCGGCGATCCCGGTGATGCCGTTGTACCTGTCGATGGTCTTCAAGATCATGCAGGAGAAGGGTATCCACGAAGGTACCCAAAACCAGCTGGACCGCATGTTCCGTGACCGCATGTACCGTGCGGACGGTGCGCCGGCTGCACTGGACGACGAAGGCCGCCTGCGTCTGGACGACTGGGAACTGCGTGATGACGTGCAGGACGCCTGCCGTGCCATGTGGCCGAAGGTAACCACCGAGAACCTGTTCGAACTGACCGACTACGCCGGCTACAAGAAGCAGTTCCTCAACCTGTTCGGCTTCGAGCGCGCTGACGTCAACTACGACGAAGACGTGGCCACCGACGTACGGTTCGACTGCATCGAGCTGTAA
- a CDS encoding agmatine deiminase family protein, which translates to MPTRRTFLQQMSVVAGLGAAASFGLPFGGTRARAAESGRWFMPDEGEKHQRAYIAFGAQDAIWEDFTEDVQAALGRIARAIAAFQPVTVFCRASERDIAEEECGSHNITYVETELDDIWMRDIGANFVVDDDGVLGAVDFNFNGWGGKQQHRYDAKLAARVARLAGAQYQQSELVGEGGGIEVDGHGTGIMTESSWINSNRNPGWSKAQVEAELKERLGLRKIIWLPGIKGKDITDAHVDFYARFAAPGVVVANLDNDPDSYDHKVTLEHLEILRNATDADGRKLEIHTMSPALKPRRSKFSEDNPDFAAGYINYFVINGAVIAPQFGDRSADEKARALLVKLYPGRKVVQLDIDAIAAGGGGIHCVTNQCPAV; encoded by the coding sequence ATGCCAACTCGCCGCACCTTCCTCCAACAGATGAGCGTCGTCGCCGGCCTCGGCGCCGCCGCCAGTTTCGGCCTGCCCTTCGGCGGCACCCGCGCCCGCGCCGCCGAGTCGGGCCGCTGGTTCATGCCCGACGAGGGTGAAAAGCACCAGCGCGCCTACATCGCCTTCGGCGCCCAGGACGCCATCTGGGAAGATTTCACCGAAGACGTCCAGGCCGCGCTAGGGCGCATCGCCCGGGCCATCGCCGCGTTCCAGCCGGTGACGGTGTTCTGCCGCGCCAGCGAGCGCGACATCGCCGAGGAGGAATGCGGCAGCCACAACATCACCTATGTCGAGACTGAGCTGGACGACATCTGGATGCGCGACATCGGCGCCAACTTCGTGGTTGACGACGACGGCGTGCTGGGCGCGGTGGACTTCAACTTCAACGGCTGGGGCGGCAAGCAGCAGCACCGCTACGACGCCAAGCTGGCGGCCCGCGTCGCCAGGCTGGCTGGCGCCCAGTACCAGCAGAGCGAACTGGTGGGCGAAGGCGGCGGTATCGAGGTGGACGGCCATGGCACCGGGATCATGACCGAGAGCAGCTGGATCAACAGCAACCGCAACCCCGGCTGGAGCAAGGCCCAGGTCGAGGCCGAACTGAAGGAGCGGCTGGGACTGCGCAAGATCATCTGGCTGCCGGGCATCAAGGGCAAGGACATCACCGATGCCCATGTGGACTTCTACGCGCGCTTCGCGGCGCCCGGCGTGGTAGTGGCGAACCTGGACAACGATCCAGACTCGTACGATCACAAAGTGACCCTCGAGCACCTGGAAATCCTGCGCAATGCCACCGATGCCGATGGCCGCAAGCTGGAGATCCACACGATGTCACCGGCACTGAAGCCACGGCGCAGCAAGTTCAGCGAGGACAATCCGGACTTCGCGGCGGGGTACATCAACTACTTCGTCATCAATGGCGCGGTGATCGCGCCGCAGTTTGGTGATCGCAGTGCCGACGAGAAGGCGCGGGCGTTGCTGGTGAAGCTGTATCCGGGGCGCAAGGTGGTGCAACTGGATATCGATGCGATCGCGGCGGGTGGCGGCGGGATTCACTGCGTGACCAACCAGTGCCCGGCGGTGTAG
- a CDS encoding arsenic resistance protein, producing the protein MDRDQLERNQIPLYFIAVVLACAVGLLAPGVAQALEMLVTPAIAVLMYAMFLQIPFLDLRAGLGNRRFMGALLLANFVLVPLLVWAGTRGLVEHPGVLVGALLVLLTPCIDYVVVFTHIGKGDSRLTLAATPVLLLVQLALLPLYLALMLGGAADVEISVAPFIEAFVLLIVLPLLLAVVTSAGARRSALVAKWNDTWAWLPVPAMALVLITVIGSQIGVVASQLDNLLPVVPVYLGFALLAPLLGWFAARLFTLSTGEARAVTFSAATRNSLVVLPLALALPESIRALAAAAVITQTLVELVSELVYVRAVPALVRR; encoded by the coding sequence GTGGACAGAGATCAACTCGAACGCAACCAGATCCCCCTGTACTTCATCGCCGTGGTGCTTGCCTGCGCCGTCGGCCTGCTTGCACCCGGCGTTGCCCAGGCACTGGAGATGCTGGTGACACCGGCCATCGCCGTGCTGATGTACGCGATGTTCCTGCAGATCCCCTTCCTCGACCTGCGCGCGGGCCTGGGCAACCGGCGTTTCATGGGCGCGCTGCTGCTGGCCAATTTCGTGCTGGTGCCGCTGCTGGTGTGGGCCGGGACGCGCGGCCTGGTCGAGCACCCCGGCGTGCTGGTCGGCGCCCTGCTGGTGCTGCTGACGCCCTGCATCGACTACGTGGTGGTGTTCACCCATATCGGCAAGGGCGACTCGCGCCTGACCCTCGCCGCCACGCCGGTGCTGCTGCTGGTGCAGCTGGCGTTGCTGCCGCTGTACCTGGCGCTGATGCTCGGTGGCGCGGCTGATGTCGAGATTTCCGTGGCGCCGTTCATCGAAGCCTTCGTGCTGCTGATCGTGCTGCCGCTGTTGCTGGCGGTCGTCACCAGTGCCGGCGCGCGGCGCTCGGCGCTGGTCGCCAAATGGAACGACACCTGGGCCTGGCTGCCGGTGCCGGCCATGGCGCTGGTGCTGATTACAGTGATCGGCTCGCAGATCGGCGTGGTGGCCAGCCAGCTGGACAACCTGCTGCCGGTTGTGCCGGTGTATCTCGGTTTTGCCCTGCTGGCGCCGCTGCTTGGCTGGTTCGCGGCGCGGCTGTTCACGTTGTCCACAGGGGAAGCACGGGCCGTGACCTTCAGCGCCGCCACGCGTAATTCGCTGGTGGTGCTGCCGTTGGCGTTGGCGCTGCCGGAGTCGATCCGGGCATTGGCGGCGGCGGCGGTGATTACCCAGACGTTGGTGGAGCTGGTGAGCGAGCTGGTCTATGTGCGGGCCGTGCCGGCGTTGGTTCGGCGTTAG
- a CDS encoding SDR family oxidoreductase yields the protein MRILVVGASKGLGKALVEGLGNAGDTLIGVSRTRPASLPSAVRWIEADLGQPRQAAAVIHDAVAEGGLDVLVYNVGIWEQRAFEEDYSFLDDDEGQIERMVATNLTAPLLLIKRLLPVLLKSARPRIILTGSTSGLPGSGRPEVTFGASKFGLRGIAETLREGFREQGLGVSCLNLGYLNTEDGLEVPLAEAEQRGEGTLIPLHDVVQVCRMLLSLSAASYVRDITLPALRDERF from the coding sequence ATGCGAATTCTAGTGGTGGGTGCGAGCAAGGGATTGGGTAAGGCACTGGTCGAGGGCCTGGGTAACGCGGGTGATACGTTGATCGGCGTGTCGCGCACCCGGCCGGCGTCGTTGCCGAGCGCGGTGCGCTGGATCGAGGCCGACCTCGGCCAGCCTCGCCAGGCCGCGGCGGTCATCCATGATGCGGTGGCCGAGGGCGGGCTGGATGTGCTGGTGTACAACGTCGGGATCTGGGAACAGCGGGCCTTCGAGGAGGACTACAGCTTCCTCGACGATGACGAGGGGCAGATCGAGCGCATGGTTGCCACCAACCTCACCGCGCCGCTGTTGTTGATCAAGCGCTTGCTGCCGGTGCTGCTCAAGAGCGCACGGCCACGAATCATCCTCACCGGCTCCACATCGGGCCTGCCAGGTAGCGGTCGGCCAGAAGTCACCTTCGGCGCCAGCAAGTTCGGCCTGCGCGGCATTGCCGAAACCTTGCGTGAAGGCTTCCGCGAGCAGGGGCTTGGCGTGAGCTGCCTGAACCTCGGCTACCTGAATACCGAGGATGGACTGGAGGTGCCGCTGGCCGAAGCCGAACAGCGCGGCGAGGGGACGCTGATCCCGCTGCACGACGTGGTCCAGGTGTGCCGGATGCTGCTGAGCCTGTCGGCGGCCAGCTACGTGCGCGACATCACCTTGCCCGCGCTGCGTGACGAGCGTTTTTAA
- a CDS encoding acetyl-CoA C-acetyltransferase, producing MNEVVIVAATRTAIGSFQGALANVSAVELGAAVIRQLLAQTQLDPAQVDEVILGQVLTAGAGQNPARQAAVKAGLPYEVPALTLNKVCGSGLKALHLAAQAIRCGDAEVVIAGGQESMSLAPYVMPSARTGQRMGHGQLVDSMITDGLWDAFNDYHMGITAENLVDKYALTREQQDAFAAESQRKAVAAIEAGRFKDEITPIHIPQKKGEPLVFDTDEQPRPGTTAESLGKLRAAFKKDGSVTAGNASSLNDGAAAVLLMSASKAKALGLPVLAKIAAYASAGVDPAIMGIGPVSATQRCLDKAGWQLADLDLIEANEAFAAQALAVGKQLEWDASKVNVNGGAIALGHPIGASGCRVLVTLLHEMIKRDANKGLATLCIGGGQGVALAIER from the coding sequence ATGAACGAAGTCGTCATCGTCGCCGCCACCCGCACTGCCATCGGCAGTTTCCAGGGGGCCCTGGCCAATGTGTCCGCCGTGGAGCTGGGCGCCGCCGTGATCCGCCAGCTGCTGGCCCAGACCCAGCTCGACCCGGCCCAGGTCGACGAAGTGATCCTCGGCCAGGTGCTCACCGCCGGCGCCGGCCAGAACCCCGCCCGCCAGGCCGCCGTCAAGGCCGGCCTGCCCTACGAAGTGCCGGCCCTGACCCTGAACAAGGTCTGCGGCTCGGGCCTGAAAGCCCTGCACCTGGCCGCCCAGGCCATCCGCTGCGGCGACGCCGAGGTGGTGATCGCCGGTGGCCAGGAGAGCATGAGCCTGGCGCCCTACGTGATGCCCTCGGCGCGCACCGGCCAACGAATGGGCCACGGCCAACTGGTCGACAGCATGATCACCGACGGCCTGTGGGACGCCTTCAACGACTACCACATGGGCATCACCGCCGAGAACCTGGTGGACAAGTACGCCCTCACCCGTGAACAACAGGACGCCTTCGCCGCCGAGTCGCAGCGCAAGGCCGTGGCCGCCATCGAGGCCGGGCGCTTCAAGGACGAAATCACCCCCATCCACATCCCGCAGAAGAAAGGCGAGCCGCTGGTGTTCGACACCGACGAACAGCCACGCCCCGGCACCACTGCAGAGTCCCTGGGCAAGCTGCGCGCCGCGTTCAAGAAAGATGGCAGCGTCACTGCCGGCAATGCCTCCAGCCTCAACGACGGTGCCGCCGCCGTGCTGTTGATGAGCGCCAGCAAGGCCAAGGCCCTGGGCCTGCCGGTACTGGCGAAGATCGCCGCCTACGCCAGCGCCGGCGTAGACCCTGCGATCATGGGCATCGGCCCGGTATCGGCGACCCAACGCTGCCTGGACAAGGCCGGCTGGCAGTTGGCCGACCTGGACCTGATCGAAGCCAACGAAGCCTTCGCCGCCCAGGCACTGGCCGTGGGCAAGCAGCTGGAGTGGGATGCCTCCAAGGTCAACGTCAATGGCGGCGCGATCGCCCTGGGTCACCCGATCGGTGCGTCCGGCTGCCGGGTGCTGGTGACCTTGCTGCACGAGATGATCAAGCGCGATGCCAACAAAGGCCTGGCAACCCTGTGCATCGGTGGCGGCCAAGGCGTGGCACTGGCCATCGAGCGCTGA
- the aguB gene encoding N-carbamoylputrescine amidase, with protein sequence MSTLRIATTQMACSWDLAANLERAEQLVRQAAAQGAQVILLQELFATPYFCIEQCHSHQALAQDYHDSPLLKRFAALAKELGVVLPLSWYERAGNAFFNSLTVADADGRLLGVYRKTHIPNAIGYQEKEYFSPGDTGFKVWDTAFGRLGIGICWDQWFPETARCLALMGAEVLLFPTAIGSEPGAAELDSRDHWQMAMRGHAAANLLPVVAANRVGHEVARSDDNLSMRFYGSSFICDHKGAMLQEADRDSSGVWLHDLDLERMREDRLSWGIYRDRRPSMYAPLLSLDGRTPQTARA encoded by the coding sequence ATGAGCACCTTGCGCATCGCCACCACGCAGATGGCCTGCAGCTGGGACCTGGCCGCCAACCTCGAGCGCGCCGAGCAGCTGGTGCGCCAGGCCGCCGCCCAGGGTGCCCAAGTGATCCTGCTGCAGGAGCTGTTCGCCACCCCGTATTTCTGCATCGAGCAGTGCCACAGCCACCAGGCCCTGGCCCAGGACTACCACGACAGCCCGCTGCTCAAGCGCTTCGCCGCCCTGGCCAAGGAGCTGGGCGTGGTGCTGCCGCTGAGCTGGTACGAGCGCGCCGGCAACGCCTTCTTCAACTCGCTGACCGTGGCCGACGCCGACGGCCGCCTGCTGGGGGTGTACCGCAAGACCCACATCCCCAACGCCATCGGCTACCAGGAAAAGGAATACTTCAGCCCCGGCGACACCGGTTTCAAGGTCTGGGACACCGCCTTCGGCCGCCTGGGCATCGGTATCTGCTGGGACCAGTGGTTCCCCGAGACCGCGCGCTGCCTGGCGCTGATGGGCGCCGAGGTGCTGCTGTTCCCCACCGCCATCGGCTCGGAGCCGGGCGCCGCCGAGCTGGACTCGCGTGACCATTGGCAGATGGCCATGCGCGGCCACGCCGCCGCCAACCTGCTGCCGGTGGTGGCCGCCAACCGTGTCGGTCACGAGGTGGCGCGCAGCGACGACAACCTGTCGATGCGCTTCTACGGCTCCTCGTTCATCTGCGACCACAAGGGCGCGATGCTGCAAGAGGCCGACCGCGACAGCAGCGGCGTCTGGCTGCACGACCTGGACCTGGAACGCATGCGCGAGGACCGCCTGAGCTGGGGCATCTACCGCGACCGCCGCCCCAGCATGTACGCGCCGTTGCTCAGCCTGGACGGCCGCACCCCACAGACCGCGAGGGCCTGA